A single region of the Stegostoma tigrinum isolate sSteTig4 chromosome 8, sSteTig4.hap1, whole genome shotgun sequence genome encodes:
- the LOC125456461 gene encoding V-type proton ATPase subunit G 3-like: MTSHSQGIHQLLQAEKRAKEKLEEAKKRKGRRLKQAKDEAQAEIDQYRLQREREFRQKQDFIMGSQGNLLVKVDEQTRAKINGLISNHERNSEKVLQDLLGIVCEIKPEIHINFREAGSH, translated from the exons ATGACCAGCCACTCACAGGGAATTCATCAGCTTTTACAAGCCGAAAAACGGGCCAAAGAAAAGTTAGAGGAAGCCAAGAAGA GGAAGGGAAGACGTTTGAAACAAGCTAAGGACGAGGCACAAGCTGAGATAGATCAATATCGTCTGCAAAGGGAGAGGGAGTTCAGACAAAAACAAGACTTT ATCATGGGATCTCAAGGTAACCTTTTAGTCAAAGTGGATGAACAAACCAGAGCAAAAATCAATGGGCTCATAAGCAACCATGAACGGAACAGTGAGAAGGTTCTGCAGGACCTCTTGGGGATCGTATGTGAAATCAAACCAGAAATCCATATTAATTTTAGAGAGGCAGGCTCCCATTGA